In the genome of Macrobrachium nipponense isolate FS-2020 chromosome 42, ASM1510439v2, whole genome shotgun sequence, one region contains:
- the LOC135212952 gene encoding gastrula zinc finger protein XlCGF57.1-like, with product MDMKSDLVKREEIVDVEGHVGDIPYSYNEQDINIFEQVDLETPTPKKVSIGGKRPYTCSTCSKTFIKSSHLKRHERIHTGERPYNCSICGKDFAMKDNLKQHEKTHSGERPFSCNICEKTFTKKAAIGQHMRIHTGERPYTCDLCGRSFVQAGHLETHKKNHIGDRRFGCDLCGKRFIAKPTLDKHMRIHTGERPFSCTLCDKNFIHKVSLTNHYKVHAGIRAFSCDVCARSFIHKINLDKHKRTHTGERLFSCDICGKSYTTKDHLNHHIRKHTGERPFVCHICGRTFIQKGCLSKHYRVHTGERPYHCDTCGKTFSQRGHLNRHKKNHTAENSFACKICDKTFPHSKALKSHAKCHAKEYSCHECSKSFQSQVKLKKHMKCHSRKKLLPSGEEGKIKCDEESLKEKVKEDENSFRKVNDFEESLKEKLEEDENSFRKVNDFVSVDVKVESDEHEEESISPNHVGFDKSTVPEKDDDTSNMKNRNFLCEKVKQESDEQINDLYEEENNAKNHVGFNAPIASGEVVERSSKESKDFHSVEVKDDSNEPINILCVEESNFKNPLECNAQCTKDPLAFATEEVDSYSIAEVFIREEEDGDF from the coding sequence ATGGATATGAAAAGTGATTTAGTGAAACGGGAGGAGATTGTAGATGTTGAAGGTCATGTGGGTGATATTCCATATTCCTATAATGAACAAGATATAAATATCTTTGAACAAGTTGATTTGGAAACTCCAACACCAAAGAAAGTAAGTATAGGAGGTAAGCGTCCCTACACTTGCAGCACTTGTAGTAAAACGTTCATCAAGAGCAGTCATCTAAAACGACATGAGAGAATACATACAGGTGAACGTCCTTACAACTGCAGCATTTGTGGCAAAGATTTTGCCATGAAAGATAACCTTAAGCAGCATGAAAAAACACACTCGGGTGAACGTCCATTTTCTTGTAATATCTGTGAgaagacttttactaaaaaggctGCTATTGGTCAGCACATGAGAATACACACAGGGGAACGACCATACACTTGTGACCTGTGTGGAAGGAGTTTTGTTCAAGCTGGCCACCTGGAGACCCACAAGAAAAACCATATAGGAGATCGCCGATTTGGTTGTGACTTATGCGGAAAGAGATTTATTGCAAAACCCACATTAGATAAACACATGAGGATTCATACCGGAGAGCGGCCATTTTCCTGCACTTTGTGtgataagaattttattcatAAAGTCAGCCTTACCAACCACTATAAAGTACACGCAGGCATCCGAGCATTTTCTTGTGATGTATGCGCCAGGAGTTTTATCCATAAAATAAACCTTGACAAACACAAACGGACTCACACAGGGGAACGGTTATTCTCATGTGATATCTGTGGAAAGTCGTACACAACTAAAGATCACCTCAATCATCACATTAGAAAGCATACAGGAGAAAGGCCTTTCGTTTGTCATATATGTGGTAGGACTTTCATTCAGAAAGGATGCCTTAGCAAGCATTATAGAGTTCACACAGGAGAACGTCCATATCACTGTGATACGTGTGGGAAGACTTTCAGTCAAAGAGGGCACCTTAATAGGCATAAAAAGAACCATACAGCCGAAAATTCATTCGCTTGTAAAATATGTGATAAGACTTTCCCACACAGCAAAGCCCTTAAATCTCATGCAAAGTGTCATGCAAAAGAGTATTCCTGTCATGAATGTAGTAAAAGTTTCCAGAGTCAGGTGAAGCTTAAAAAACACATGAAGTGCCATTCTCGGAAAAAATTGCTACCTTCTGGagaagagggaaaaataaaatgtgatgAAGAAAgtctgaaggagaaagtgaaggAAGATGAAAACTCTTTTAGGAAAGTCAATGATTTTGAAGAAAGTCTGAAGGAGAAATTGGAGGAAGATGAAAACTCTTTTAGGAAAGTTAATGATTTTGTTAGTGTGGATGTAAAAGTAGAGTCTGATGAACACGAAGAAGAAAGCATTTCTCCGAATCATGTAGGGTTTGATAAATCCACAGTGCCTGAGAAAGATGACGATACTTCTAACATGAAAAACAGGAATtttctttgtgaaaaagtaaaacaGGAATCTGATGAGCAAATAAACGATttatatgaagaagaaaataatgctAAGAATCATGTAGGATTTAATGCACCCATAGCATCTGGGGAAGTAGTTGAAAGGTCTTCCAAGGAAAGCAAAGATTTTCATAGTGTGGAAGTGAAAGATGACTCTAATGAGCCCATAAATATTTTATGTGTAGAAGAAAGCAATTTTAAGAATCCTTTAGAATGTAATGCCCAGTGTACCAAAGATCCTTTGGCATTTGCTACAGAAGAAGTGGATTCATACAGTATTGCCGAAGTTTTTATAAGAGAAGAGGAAGATGGGGATTTCTAA